A window from Bordetella petrii encodes these proteins:
- the ispD gene encoding 2-C-methyl-D-erythritol 4-phosphate cytidylyltransferase, with amino-acid sequence MTDSLIAIVPAAGVGQRAGRPGAPDLPKQYRMLAGQPMLRRAVAALLADARIGQVRVAVSPGDERAGPALAGLPRTVCRPCGGPTRAATVAAALADSGAADGDWILVHDAARPGLPPDALARLIDACLADAVGGLLALPVADTVKAGGPRVRATLDRDGLWLAQTPQMFRAGVLRAALAAAAGGAVTDEASAIEAAGHAPLLVPGAMRNFKVTWPDDFELMEKWL; translated from the coding sequence ATGACTGATTCTTTGATCGCTATCGTGCCCGCGGCCGGCGTGGGCCAGCGTGCCGGCCGGCCCGGCGCGCCCGACCTGCCCAAGCAATACCGGATGCTGGCCGGCCAGCCCATGCTGCGGCGGGCGGTGGCCGCGCTGCTGGCCGATGCGCGCATCGGCCAGGTGCGCGTGGCGGTCTCGCCCGGCGACGAACGGGCCGGGCCCGCCCTGGCCGGCCTGCCGCGCACGGTGTGCCGGCCCTGCGGCGGCCCGACGCGCGCCGCCACGGTTGCCGCGGCGCTGGCCGACAGCGGCGCCGCCGACGGCGACTGGATCCTGGTGCACGATGCCGCGCGGCCGGGCCTGCCGCCCGATGCGCTGGCGCGCCTGATCGACGCCTGCCTGGCCGATGCGGTGGGCGGCCTGCTGGCCCTGCCGGTGGCCGATACCGTCAAGGCGGGCGGGCCGCGCGTGCGGGCCACGCTCGACCGCGACGGCCTGTGGCTGGCCCAGACCCCTCAGATGTTCCGCGCGGGCGTGCTGCGCGCCGCCCTGGCCGCGGCGGCCGGCGGCGCGGTTACCGACGAGGCCTCGGCCATCGAGGCGGCCGGCCATGCGCCGCTGCTGGTGCCGGGCGCCATGCGCAACTTCAAGGTCACCTGGCCCGACGATTTCGAACTGATGGAAAAATGGCTATGA
- the ispF gene encoding 2-C-methyl-D-erythritol 2,4-cyclodiphosphate synthase, producing the protein MTVPFRVGQGYDVHALVTGRPLIIGGVTIPHTHGLQGHSDADVLLHAVTDALLGAAGLGDIGRHFPDTDPAYRGADSRVLLRGAVAKVRAAGWAPVNIDATVHAQAPKIGPHAAAMAANIAADVGIDGAAVNIKAKTNEGLGYLGRKEGIAATVVALLAQVP; encoded by the coding sequence ATGACTGTTCCTTTTCGCGTCGGGCAAGGCTACGACGTGCACGCCCTGGTCACGGGCCGGCCGCTGATCATAGGCGGCGTCACGATTCCGCATACCCACGGGCTGCAGGGGCATTCCGACGCCGACGTGCTGCTGCACGCGGTGACCGACGCCCTGCTGGGCGCGGCGGGCCTGGGCGACATCGGCCGCCACTTTCCGGACACCGATCCGGCCTATCGCGGCGCCGATAGCCGCGTGCTGCTGCGCGGCGCCGTTGCCAAGGTGCGCGCGGCCGGCTGGGCGCCGGTAAACATCGACGCCACCGTGCATGCGCAGGCGCCCAAGATCGGGCCGCACGCGGCGGCCATGGCGGCCAATATCGCGGCCGACGTGGGCATCGACGGCGCGGCGGTCAACATCAAGGCCAAGACCAACGAAGGGCTGGGCTACCTGGGCCGCAAGGAAGGCATCGCGGCCACCGTGGTGGCCCTGCTGGCGCAAGTGCCATAA
- a CDS encoding carboxymuconolactone decarboxylase family protein: MEFLSAIKEQLPDWAKDIRLNLDGVIARSTLAPEDAVGAALSAAFAARSPVLIEAFKSGLSETDANAALTASALMGMNNVWYPYVEMSGDAQLKSLPAQLRMNAYATHGGVDKKRFELFALAASIIGKCHFCVQSHYENLKNDGLSVEQLRDVGRIAAVVNAAALSLAAQGK; this comes from the coding sequence ATGGAATTCCTTTCAGCGATCAAAGAACAGCTGCCGGATTGGGCCAAAGATATCCGCCTGAATCTGGATGGCGTCATCGCCCGTTCCACGCTGGCCCCGGAAGACGCGGTGGGCGCCGCCCTGTCGGCCGCCTTCGCGGCGCGCAGCCCGGTGCTGATCGAAGCCTTCAAGAGCGGCCTGTCGGAAACCGACGCCAACGCCGCCCTGACCGCGTCGGCCCTGATGGGCATGAACAACGTCTGGTACCCGTATGTCGAAATGAGCGGCGATGCCCAGCTCAAGAGCCTGCCGGCCCAGCTGCGCATGAATGCCTACGCCACCCACGGCGGCGTGGACAAGAAGCGCTTCGAGTTGTTCGCGCTGGCCGCATCCATTATTGGCAAGTGCCACTTCTGCGTGCAGTCGCACTACGAAAACCTGAAGAACGACGGCCTCAGCGTCGAGCAGCTGCGCGACGTCGGCCGCATTGCGGCGGTCGTCAACGCCGCGGCCCTGTCGCTGGCGGCGCAGGGCAAGTAA
- a CDS encoding peroxiredoxin, with protein MKTVGDKLEPFKVTGVKPGFNQHEENGVSAFEDITESSFPGKWKVIYFYPKDFTFVCPTEIVGFNKLAKDFEDRDAVLLGGSVDNEFVKLAWRREHPDLNKLGHYQFGDTTGSLVDQLGVRDKNEGVALRATFIVDPDNTIQHVSVNNLNVGRNPEEVLRLLDGLQTDELCPCNRTVGGATL; from the coding sequence ATGAAAACTGTTGGCGATAAACTCGAGCCCTTCAAGGTCACCGGCGTCAAACCCGGCTTCAACCAGCACGAAGAAAACGGCGTTTCGGCGTTCGAAGACATCACCGAAAGCTCGTTTCCCGGCAAGTGGAAGGTGATCTACTTCTACCCGAAAGACTTCACGTTCGTCTGCCCCACCGAAATCGTCGGCTTCAACAAGCTGGCCAAAGATTTCGAAGACCGCGACGCCGTCCTGCTGGGCGGTTCGGTCGACAACGAATTCGTCAAGCTGGCCTGGCGCCGCGAGCACCCCGACCTGAACAAGCTGGGTCACTATCAATTCGGCGACACCACCGGTTCGCTGGTTGACCAGCTCGGCGTGCGCGACAAGAACGAAGGCGTCGCCCTGCGCGCCACGTTCATCGTCGACCCGGACAACACCATCCAGCACGTGTCGGTGAACAACCTGAACGTCGGCCGCAACCCCGAAGAAGTGCTGCGCCTGCTCGACGGCCTGCAAACCGATGAGCTCTGCCCGTGCAACCGCACCGTGGGCGGCGCGACGCTGTAA
- the risS gene encoding sensor histidine kinase RisS, translating to MPSLRKIFRNLTSRLRLGLFGRTFLLLAALMLVSLGAWLQVFFSMELGPRANQMAQRVITAVNITRTALIYSNDAERSKLLLDLATNEGIQVYPREVTDFTEALPDDNYWQRVAQHIRTRFGPETQISWGVNQVPGFWVSFQINQDLYWLVFEREQIGLTGGIEWLGWGATALLLSLVGAAVSVGFVNRPLSRLARAAQVLSRGETPAPLPEQGPLEIRDLNASFNRMAKDLRQTEADRELMLAGISHDLRTPLARMRLEIEMSGVSEDARQAIDEDLGQIDHSIGQLMEYARPAGTLPQMATDISAVLADLYERERSHTASMGGELDAAIEPGLRARITALDLKRVVSNLIENARRYGRSTDGQAHLSMSLHAEGSTLVIEVSDRGPGIAPEEVDRLLRPFSRGEAARTGVSGAGLGLAIVERLLKHVGGSLKMLARPGGGLTARIEIPKAKFRNYQLDSDSQ from the coding sequence GTGCCCAGCTTGCGCAAGATATTCCGGAACCTGACCTCACGCCTCAGGCTGGGTCTGTTCGGCCGTACTTTCCTGCTGCTGGCCGCCCTGATGCTGGTCAGCCTGGGCGCCTGGCTGCAGGTGTTCTTCAGCATGGAGCTGGGCCCGCGCGCCAACCAGATGGCGCAGCGGGTCATCACGGCCGTCAACATCACGCGCACGGCCCTCATCTATTCCAACGACGCCGAGCGCAGCAAACTGCTGCTCGACCTGGCCACCAACGAAGGCATCCAGGTCTATCCGCGCGAAGTCACCGACTTCACCGAAGCCCTGCCCGACGACAACTACTGGCAGCGGGTCGCCCAGCACATACGTACCCGGTTCGGCCCCGAAACCCAGATTTCCTGGGGGGTGAACCAGGTACCGGGCTTCTGGGTCAGCTTCCAGATCAACCAGGACCTGTACTGGCTGGTCTTCGAACGGGAACAGATCGGCCTGACCGGCGGCATCGAATGGCTGGGTTGGGGCGCCACCGCCCTGCTGCTGTCGCTGGTGGGCGCCGCGGTCAGCGTGGGGTTCGTCAACCGGCCGCTGTCGCGCCTGGCGCGGGCCGCGCAGGTGCTGTCGCGCGGCGAGACGCCGGCCCCCCTGCCCGAGCAGGGGCCGCTCGAAATCCGCGACCTGAACGCATCATTCAACCGCATGGCCAAAGACCTGCGGCAAACCGAGGCCGACCGCGAACTGATGCTGGCCGGCATTTCGCACGACCTGCGCACGCCGCTGGCGCGCATGCGCCTGGAAATCGAAATGAGCGGCGTCTCGGAAGACGCCCGGCAGGCCATCGACGAAGACCTCGGGCAAATCGACCACAGCATCGGGCAGTTGATGGAATACGCCCGCCCGGCCGGCACCCTGCCGCAAATGGCCACCGACATCTCGGCCGTGCTGGCCGACCTGTACGAGCGCGAACGCAGCCACACCGCCTCCATGGGAGGCGAGCTCGACGCGGCCATCGAGCCGGGCCTGCGCGCCCGCATTACCGCCCTGGACCTGAAACGGGTGGTCAGCAACCTGATCGAAAACGCCCGCCGCTACGGCCGCTCTACCGACGGCCAGGCGCATCTGAGCATGAGCCTGCATGCCGAGGGCAGCACCCTGGTCATCGAAGTGTCCGACCGCGGGCCCGGCATCGCGCCCGAAGAGGTCGACCGCCTGCTGCGGCCGTTCTCGCGCGGCGAGGCCGCCCGCACCGGCGTCAGCGGCGCCGGCCTGGGCCTGGCCATCGTCGAGCGCCTGCTCAAGCACGTGGGCGGCTCGCTGAAAATGCTGGCGCGGCCCGGCGGCGGACTGACCGCGCGCATAGAGATCCCCAAAGCCAAATTTAGAAATTATCAATTAGACAGCGATAGCCAATAG
- the risA gene encoding response regulator transcription factor RisA encodes MNTQNTNPIRKILVVDDDPRLRDLLRRYLSEQGFNVFVAEDAKEMGKLWQREHFDLLVLDLMLPGEDGLSICRRLRGGHDNTPIIMLTAKAEEIDRIVGLEMGADDYLSKPFNPRELLARINAILRRRGTEEHPGAPSQENESIAFGPYVLNLSTRTLTRNGEQVPITTGEFSVLKVFARHPKIPLSRDKLMELARGREYEAFDRSLDVQISRLRKLIEPNPSKPVFIQTVWGLGYVFVPDGGS; translated from the coding sequence ATGAACACGCAAAACACCAATCCCATCCGCAAGATCCTCGTCGTCGACGACGACCCGCGCCTGCGCGACCTGCTGCGCCGCTACTTGTCGGAACAAGGGTTCAACGTCTTCGTCGCCGAAGACGCCAAGGAAATGGGCAAGCTCTGGCAGCGCGAACACTTCGACCTGCTGGTGCTCGACCTGATGCTGCCGGGCGAAGACGGCCTGTCGATCTGCCGCCGCCTGCGCGGGGGCCACGACAACACGCCCATCATCATGCTCACGGCCAAGGCCGAAGAAATCGACCGCATCGTGGGCCTCGAAATGGGCGCCGACGACTACCTGTCCAAGCCGTTCAACCCGCGTGAACTGCTGGCCCGCATCAACGCCATCCTGCGCCGCCGCGGCACCGAAGAACACCCGGGCGCGCCCAGCCAGGAAAACGAATCCATCGCTTTCGGGCCGTACGTGCTCAACCTGTCCACCCGCACGCTCACGCGCAACGGCGAACAGGTGCCCATCACCACCGGCGAGTTCTCGGTCCTGAAGGTGTTCGCACGCCACCCCAAGATCCCCCTGTCCCGCGACAAACTGATGGAACTGGCCCGCGGCCGCGAATACGAAGCCTTCGATCGCAGCCTGGACGTGCAAATTTCGCGTCTGCGCAAGCTGATCGAACCCAACCCGTCCAAGCCGGTGTTCATCCAGACGGTCTGGGGATTGGGCTACGTATTCGTCCCGGATGGCGGTAGCTGA
- the tsaB gene encoding tRNA (adenosine(37)-N6)-threonylcarbamoyltransferase complex dimerization subunit type 1 TsaB — MDLNLLALETSSSRCGVALLRATPAGAVVSVLEHDGAQEHAERLLPMAGELLAQAGLAPGDLHAVAFGQGPGGFTGLRVACGVAQGMGLALQVPVVPVVSHLAVAEQAQAGPGDIVVVALDARMNEVYLAVYERGADPAAPWLTRQAPMLIAAGEAVAWAAHHLPAWSALAPCVAGDAWDVYAADMAVPAGWRRSAAQRPQAGAVAQLARLAWLRGEAVAPELAAPLYVRDKVAFTTAERELGQGGNPKAAPAWPPAGPVLAAMAEADLDEVAALEAQVQAFPWTRGNFADALAAGYEARVLRQDGRLAGFCVAMLAPDVAHLLVIAVARSRHRQGLGTQLIDWCEQCARQRGLPALLLEVRPSNRAALAFYERRGFQRIGMRRGYYPAGKGQREDALVMQKTLVRDGGQP; from the coding sequence ATGGATTTGAACCTGCTGGCCCTCGAGACCTCTTCCTCGCGTTGCGGGGTGGCCCTTTTGCGCGCGACGCCCGCCGGCGCCGTGGTCAGCGTGCTGGAGCACGACGGCGCCCAGGAGCACGCCGAGCGCCTGCTGCCCATGGCCGGCGAGCTGCTGGCCCAGGCGGGCCTGGCGCCCGGCGACCTGCATGCGGTGGCGTTCGGCCAGGGGCCGGGCGGCTTCACCGGGCTGCGGGTGGCGTGCGGGGTGGCGCAGGGCATGGGCCTGGCCCTGCAGGTGCCGGTGGTGCCGGTGGTGTCCCACCTGGCGGTGGCCGAACAGGCGCAGGCCGGGCCGGGCGATATCGTGGTGGTGGCCCTGGACGCGCGCATGAACGAGGTCTATCTGGCGGTCTACGAACGCGGCGCGGATCCCGCCGCGCCCTGGCTGACGCGCCAGGCACCGATGCTGATCGCCGCCGGCGAGGCGGTGGCCTGGGCGGCCCACCACCTGCCGGCCTGGTCGGCGCTTGCCCCGTGCGTGGCGGGCGACGCCTGGGACGTGTACGCCGCCGACATGGCCGTGCCGGCCGGCTGGCGCCGCAGCGCCGCCCAGCGGCCGCAGGCCGGCGCGGTGGCGCAGCTGGCGCGGCTGGCGTGGCTGCGCGGCGAGGCGGTGGCGCCCGAGCTGGCGGCGCCGCTGTATGTGCGGGACAAGGTTGCGTTCACCACTGCCGAGCGCGAACTGGGGCAGGGCGGCAACCCCAAGGCGGCGCCCGCCTGGCCGCCCGCGGGGCCCGTGCTGGCTGCCATGGCCGAGGCCGACCTGGACGAGGTGGCGGCGCTGGAAGCGCAAGTACAGGCGTTTCCCTGGACCCGCGGCAATTTCGCCGACGCCCTGGCGGCGGGCTACGAGGCCAGGGTGCTGCGCCAGGATGGCCGGCTGGCCGGGTTCTGCGTGGCCATGCTGGCGCCCGATGTGGCGCACCTGCTGGTGATTGCGGTGGCCCGCTCGCGCCACCGCCAGGGGCTGGGCACCCAATTGATCGACTGGTGCGAGCAGTGCGCGCGCCAGCGCGGCCTGCCGGCCCTGCTGCTCGAAGTGCGGCCGTCCAACCGGGCGGCGCTGGCGTTCTATGAGCGCCGCGGCTTCCAGCGCATCGGCATGCGGCGGGGCTATTATCCGGCAGGCAAGGGCCAGCGCGAGGATGCGCTGGTCATGCAGAAAACCCTTGTCCGCGACGGAGGCCAGCCATGA
- a CDS encoding uracil-DNA glycosylase produces the protein MSPTDAAPTAPRINALQKFWLREIGIEKTWLQAAEPPPAAPARPAAAPAVAAAPEAPVAQAAPTAPAARAVADAAPAASPRPAARPAAAAPAARAQPAPEAQPVVAAHDFDALREQVVQCTACGLCNGRRHAVFGMGARPARWMVVGEAPGEQEDRQGLPFVGRSGQLLDAMLAAVGLSREKDVFIANVIKCRPPGNRNPKPEEIAACSPYLMRQIELLKPERILVLGRFAAQTLLGTDATIGSLRGRRHTLAADDGRSIPVVVSYHPAYLLRSPVEKARAWQDLRLAMALG, from the coding sequence ATGAGCCCGACGGACGCCGCGCCGACGGCGCCCCGCATCAACGCGCTGCAGAAGTTCTGGCTGCGCGAGATCGGCATCGAAAAAACCTGGCTGCAGGCGGCCGAGCCGCCGCCGGCGGCGCCTGCCCGGCCGGCCGCCGCGCCGGCCGTGGCCGCGGCTCCAGAGGCGCCGGTGGCGCAGGCCGCCCCGACAGCGCCGGCGGCCCGCGCCGTTGCGGACGCGGCGCCCGCTGCGTCGCCGCGCCCGGCGGCGCGCCCCGCCGCGGCCGCGCCCGCCGCGCGCGCGCAGCCGGCGCCGGAGGCGCAGCCGGTGGTGGCCGCCCACGATTTCGACGCGCTGCGCGAGCAGGTTGTCCAGTGCACGGCCTGCGGCCTGTGCAACGGCCGCCGCCATGCGGTGTTCGGCATGGGGGCCCGCCCGGCGCGCTGGATGGTGGTGGGCGAAGCTCCCGGCGAGCAGGAAGACCGCCAGGGCCTGCCCTTTGTGGGAAGGTCGGGCCAGTTGCTGGACGCCATGCTGGCGGCGGTGGGCCTGAGCCGCGAAAAAGACGTCTTCATTGCCAATGTCATCAAGTGCCGCCCGCCCGGCAACCGCAATCCCAAGCCGGAAGAAATCGCGGCCTGCAGCCCATACCTGATGCGGCAGATCGAGCTGTTGAAGCCCGAACGCATCCTGGTGCTGGGCCGCTTCGCCGCCCAGACCCTGCTGGGCACCGACGCCACCATCGGCAGCCTGCGGGGGCGCCGGCACACGCTGGCGGCCGACGACGGGCGCAGCATTCCGGTGGTGGTCAGCTATCACCCGGCCTATCTGCTGCGCAGCCCGGTCGAAAAGGCGCGCGCCTGGCAGGATCTGCGCCTGGCCATGGCGCTGGGCTGA
- the lplT gene encoding lysophospholipid transporter LplT produces the protein MKRGFYLVMAAQAFSSLADNALFIAAIALILELHGPDWMAPVMKWSFALAYVVLAAFVGALADSFPKGRVMFATNALKVTGCLLMFMYANLGIPATHQTYLVCAAYGLVGVGAAAYSPAKYGIVTEMLPPDMLVKGNSWIEGLTVFSIILGTVLGGVLISPAASALLLKHAHIGLLVRTPAEAAILVIAFVYLLAALCNLLIPHTHVRYPPQQKNPVRLTLTFASYVRVLWHDKLGQISLAVTTLFWGAGAVLQLIVIEWGRRHLGYRLDESSILMGVAALGTVAGSILAGRIPLRKALCVLPVGVAMGLVVLLMPLVHSTWSVYILLLITGGLAGFFVVPMNALLQHRGHVLLSAGHSIAVQNFNEQLNILLMVAVYTVLLWLDMAINTIIVLFGLLVAVLMIIFMRWSRRNMSADPALHEQIGQTGHGQALKTPH, from the coding sequence TTGAAACGCGGGTTCTATCTGGTCATGGCTGCGCAGGCCTTCTCGTCCCTGGCAGACAACGCGCTATTCATCGCGGCGATCGCCCTGATACTGGAACTGCACGGCCCCGACTGGATGGCTCCCGTGATGAAGTGGTCGTTCGCCCTGGCCTACGTGGTGCTGGCGGCCTTCGTGGGCGCGCTGGCCGACTCCTTCCCCAAGGGGCGCGTGATGTTCGCCACCAACGCGCTCAAGGTGACCGGCTGTCTGCTGATGTTCATGTACGCCAACCTGGGCATTCCGGCCACCCACCAGACCTACCTGGTGTGCGCCGCCTATGGCCTGGTGGGCGTGGGCGCGGCGGCCTATTCGCCGGCCAAGTACGGCATCGTCACCGAGATGCTGCCGCCCGACATGCTGGTCAAGGGCAACAGCTGGATCGAGGGCCTGACCGTGTTTTCCATCATCCTGGGCACGGTGCTGGGCGGGGTGCTGATCTCGCCGGCGGCCTCGGCGCTGCTGCTCAAGCACGCCCATATCGGCCTGCTGGTGCGCACGCCGGCCGAGGCCGCCATTCTGGTGATCGCCTTCGTCTACCTGCTGGCCGCGCTCTGCAACCTGCTGATTCCCCATACGCACGTGCGCTATCCCCCCCAGCAGAAAAACCCGGTGCGCCTGACCCTGACCTTCGCCAGCTACGTGCGCGTGCTGTGGCACGACAAGCTGGGCCAGATCTCGCTGGCGGTCACCACGCTGTTCTGGGGCGCCGGCGCGGTGCTGCAGCTGATCGTCATCGAATGGGGCCGCCGCCACCTGGGCTACCGGCTCGATGAATCGTCGATACTGATGGGCGTGGCCGCCCTGGGCACCGTGGCCGGCTCGATCCTGGCCGGCCGCATCCCGCTGCGCAAGGCGCTGTGCGTGCTGCCGGTGGGCGTGGCGATGGGCCTGGTGGTGCTGCTGATGCCCCTGGTGCACTCGACCTGGAGCGTCTACATCCTGCTGCTGATCACCGGCGGCCTGGCCGGCTTCTTCGTGGTGCCCATGAATGCCCTACTGCAGCATCGGGGCCACGTGCTGCTGTCGGCCGGCCATTCCATCGCCGTGCAGAACTTCAACGAGCAGCTCAACATCCTGCTGATGGTGGCGGTGTATACCGTGCTGCTGTGGCTGGACATGGCCATCAACACCATCATCGTGCTGTTCGGCCTGCTGGTGGCGGTGCTGATGATCATCTTCATGCGCTGGAGCCGCCGCAACATGTCGGCCGACCCGGCGCTGCACGAACAGATCGGCCAGACCGGCCACGGCCAGGCGCTCAAGACGCCTCACTGA